Proteins encoded within one genomic window of Tepidanaerobacter syntrophicus:
- a CDS encoding V-type ATP synthase subunit D has translation MNTRVNPTRMELTRLKRQIVVARRGHKLLKDKQDELIKRFIDLIKENKRLREEVEHDLEIALKSFIMARSQMPQEVLEESLMIPTARVSIEIGKQNIMSVNVPKINIHQEEGGNIYSYGLANTSAELDSAISILAGMLPKMLKLSEIEKTCQLMADEIEKTRRRVNALEYVMIPSMEETIKYITMKLDENERSTITRLMKIKEMVM, from the coding sequence ATGAATACTCGAGTAAACCCAACTCGTATGGAACTTACTCGCCTAAAAAGGCAGATAGTTGTGGCAAGGCGCGGACATAAGCTCCTTAAAGACAAACAAGACGAGCTCATAAAGCGGTTTATTGATTTAATTAAAGAAAATAAGCGATTAAGAGAAGAAGTTGAGCATGATCTGGAAATAGCTTTAAAGAGTTTTATAATGGCGCGAAGCCAGATGCCTCAAGAAGTTTTGGAAGAAAGTCTTATGATTCCAACAGCGCGAGTAAGTATCGAAATAGGCAAACAGAACATCATGAGTGTAAACGTTCCAAAGATAAATATTCATCAAGAAGAAGGCGGAAATATTTATTCCTACGGCCTTGCGAACACGTCTGCAGAGCTAGACAGTGCCATAAGCATACTTGCCGGTATGCTTCCGAAGATGCTAAAGCTTTCAGAAATAGAAAAAACCTGCCAATTGATGGCTGACGAAATCGAAAAGACAAGGCGCAGAGTCAATGCTCTAGAATATGTTATGATACCTTCCATGGAAGAAACCATAAAATATATAACCATGAAACTTGATGAAAATGAACGCTCAACAATAACAAGACTCATGAAAATCAAAGAGATGGTTATGTAA
- a CDS encoding glycosyltransferase family 2 protein, translating into MKSVAIIIPAYNEAPRIGAVLNVVCSYPREKRIVVVDDGSKDATYEAAKNYDVEKIIRHDRNLGKGAALQTGIDYIKDSPLWLFIDADLINLDHHHLDQLLFPLEEDSRVGMTIGMLVSKSKKNVNLAQKYFSILNGQRGLANFFVKSLPSLAWARFGVEVFLSNIAKMNNVSVVEPILNNVTHYTKEEKYGFIYGFPYRLRMYKECLYAYFNWKKYI; encoded by the coding sequence ATGAAGTCTGTTGCAATTATTATTCCTGCATATAATGAAGCACCCAGAATAGGAGCGGTTCTTAACGTGGTATGCAGTTATCCGCGAGAGAAACGCATCGTTGTAGTTGATGACGGTTCGAAAGATGCAACTTATGAAGCTGCAAAAAATTACGATGTAGAAAAAATAATAAGACATGATAGAAACTTAGGGAAGGGCGCAGCTCTTCAAACCGGAATAGATTACATTAAAGATTCTCCTTTGTGGCTTTTTATTGATGCAGATTTGATAAACCTTGACCATCACCATTTAGATCAGCTGCTTTTTCCGCTTGAAGAAGATTCAAGAGTTGGTATGACAATCGGGATGCTTGTCAGTAAAAGCAAGAAAAACGTCAATCTTGCACAAAAGTATTTTTCAATTTTAAATGGCCAGCGAGGACTTGCCAATTTTTTTGTAAAAAGCCTGCCTTCCCTTGCCTGGGCAAGATTTGGAGTAGAAGTTTTTCTAAGCAATATAGCAAAGATGAATAATGTTTCGGTTGTAGAGCCTATATTAAATAATGTAACTCATTATACTAAGGAAGAAAAATACGGCTTTATTTATGGGTTTCCATACAGACTTAGAATGTATAAAGAATGCCTGTATGCCTACTTTAATTGGAAAAAATATATTTAA
- the murA gene encoding UDP-N-acetylglucosamine 1-carboxyvinyltransferase, producing the protein MSSIVVEGGKPLKGTVRISSAKNAVLPVMAAALLTEAECAIEDAPELEDVKVMREVLRAMGADVCRQGDCIKISAKTVSSFEAPYDLVRKMRASFLVMGPTLARKGRARISMPGGCAIGSRPIDLHLKGFAALGADIELGHGFVEAKCDKLIGAPIYLDFPSVGATENIMMAASLAEGQTTIENAAKEPEIIDLANFLNSMGAKIRGAGTDIIKIEGVKELAGISYTVIPDRIETGTFLVAGAITGGNILLENVVPEHLKPVIAKLIECGAKVAEEPEGLRVIGDGRPRPSDIKTLPYPGFPTDMQAQMMAYLSIADGTSMVTETVFENRFMHVEELKRMGAKIKIEGRSAIIEGVEKLSGAPVKATDLRAGAALILAGLAAEGLTQVMNTHHIYRGYVDIVGKLRSLGATITESEQ; encoded by the coding sequence TTGTCAAGTATTGTTGTTGAAGGGGGAAAACCTCTTAAAGGAACGGTAAGAATAAGTAGTGCGAAAAATGCGGTTTTACCTGTAATGGCAGCGGCTTTACTTACTGAGGCCGAATGTGCAATTGAAGACGCTCCCGAACTTGAGGATGTAAAAGTAATGCGAGAAGTATTAAGGGCTATGGGAGCCGATGTCTGCCGCCAGGGAGACTGTATAAAAATAAGTGCTAAAACAGTAAGCTCGTTTGAGGCTCCCTATGACTTGGTAAGAAAAATGAGGGCTTCTTTTCTGGTGATGGGGCCTACTCTTGCCAGAAAAGGAAGAGCGCGTATTTCTATGCCGGGAGGATGTGCAATAGGTTCTAGACCAATAGACCTGCATTTAAAAGGATTTGCCGCCTTAGGTGCTGATATTGAACTAGGACATGGATTTGTTGAGGCTAAATGCGATAAGCTTATAGGAGCTCCGATTTATCTAGACTTTCCCAGTGTAGGAGCTACAGAGAATATAATGATGGCAGCGTCTTTGGCCGAAGGCCAGACAACTATTGAAAATGCAGCTAAAGAACCTGAAATAATTGATTTGGCAAATTTTCTAAATAGTATGGGAGCAAAGATTCGCGGCGCAGGCACTGATATAATAAAAATCGAAGGCGTAAAAGAACTTGCAGGAATTTCATATACAGTGATTCCCGACAGAATTGAAACAGGCACCTTTCTTGTAGCAGGAGCGATAACGGGAGGCAATATACTTTTAGAAAACGTTGTTCCTGAGCACTTAAAACCTGTAATAGCAAAACTTATAGAATGCGGTGCAAAAGTTGCAGAAGAGCCTGAGGGTCTTAGAGTAATCGGTGATGGCAGGCCTCGCCCTTCGGATATCAAGACTCTGCCGTATCCCGGATTCCCAACAGACATGCAGGCTCAGATGATGGCTTATCTTAGCATTGCAGACGGAACAAGCATGGTTACCGAAACGGTTTTTGAAAATCGATTTATGCATGTAGAAGAGCTAAAACGCATGGGTGCAAAGATAAAAATCGAAGGAAGAAGTGCAATAATCGAGGGAGTTGAAAAGCTTTCAGGAGCGCCGGTTAAGGCTACTGATCTTAGAGCAGGGGCTGCTTTGATTTTAGCAGGCCTTGCCGCGGAAGGTTTGACACAGGTTATGAATACTCATCATATTTACCGCGGTTATGTAGATATTGTTGGAAAACTTAGAAGTTTAGGAGCTACCATAACAGAAAGCGAACAATAA
- a CDS encoding S66 peptidase family protein, which yields MVKPKALKKGDTIGVVAPSGFSEESNLNKAKAILENEGYIVKCGKSCYEKYGYLAGHDEIRAEDINLMFQNPEIDAVFCMKGGYGAPRILDRIDYESISKNPKIFIGYSDITALHIPFVQKSGLVTFHGPMLTSDFLSKEFFEQAFRDMLRALTTPEPLGKIKAPPMCPKEEMLVAGSAEGTTIGGNLSLIAASLGTPYEIDTKQKLLLLEDVDEEPYSIDRMLTQLRLAGKLEEASGIVLGQFTNCNPKEPENSLTLDEVFLDILVPLGKPIIKNVCFGHGPYKYTLPLGVKARIDQEETAFIVEESALHL from the coding sequence GTGGTAAAACCAAAGGCCCTGAAAAAGGGCGACACCATCGGGGTTGTGGCCCCAAGTGGTTTTTCCGAAGAAAGCAATTTAAATAAGGCAAAAGCTATTCTTGAAAATGAAGGCTATATAGTAAAATGTGGAAAATCATGCTATGAAAAATATGGCTATCTTGCAGGACATGATGAAATAAGAGCCGAAGACATAAATCTGATGTTTCAAAACCCTGAAATCGATGCGGTTTTTTGCATGAAAGGCGGCTATGGAGCGCCTAGAATATTAGACCGGATAGACTACGAAAGCATTTCAAAAAACCCAAAAATATTTATCGGATACAGTGATATTACAGCACTGCACATACCATTTGTACAAAAATCCGGCTTAGTTACATTTCACGGCCCCATGCTCACATCTGATTTTTTGTCAAAGGAATTTTTCGAGCAAGCATTTCGGGATATGCTGCGGGCGCTGACAACTCCAGAGCCTCTTGGGAAAATAAAAGCTCCGCCAATGTGTCCGAAAGAAGAGATGCTCGTTGCCGGATCAGCAGAAGGCACTACTATTGGCGGCAACTTGTCACTTATAGCAGCATCTCTAGGAACTCCTTATGAGATTGATACAAAACAAAAACTCCTACTGCTTGAAGACGTTGACGAGGAACCTTACAGCATAGACAGAATGCTTACTCAACTAAGACTTGCAGGTAAATTGGAAGAAGCTTCAGGAATTGTTCTAGGCCAGTTTACAAATTGTAATCCGAAAGAACCTGAAAACAGTCTGACCCTCGATGAGGTTTTCCTCGATATACTTGTCCCTTTAGGAAAACCGATAATAAAAAATGTTTGCTTTGGTCACGGACCTTATAAATATACCCTGCCGCTGGGTGTAAAAGCCAGGATAGACCAAGAAGAAACTGCTTTTATAGTGGAGGAAAGCGCACTTCACTTATAA
- the mreB gene encoding rod shape-determining protein MreB, producing the protein MDIGIDLGTASVLVYVKGKGIVLQEPSVVAMDKSTGKMLAVGEAARKMIGRTPGNIVAIRPLKEGVIADYSTTEIMLKYFMSKIGASRIFRPRIMICVPTVVTTVEKRAVIEAAAAAGARQTYLIEEPIAAAIGAGIDISKPFGSMVVDIGGGTTDIAVMSLGGIVCGESLRVAGDKFDDSIVRFVKKEFNLMIGERTAEEVKINIANVFPESEEDRAVSMEVRGRSLISGLPQNITINAGQTCEALQEPVEQIVNAIYGVLEKTPPELASDISERGIVMTGGGSLLKGMDKIISTRTGIPVIIAENAISAVAIGAGKALENLDMLGPHAIYTK; encoded by the coding sequence ATGGATATAGGTATTGATTTAGGAACTGCTTCAGTTCTCGTATATGTTAAAGGCAAGGGAATTGTCCTACAGGAACCTTCTGTAGTTGCTATGGATAAATCAACCGGCAAGATGCTGGCTGTTGGAGAAGCGGCTCGCAAGATGATTGGGCGCACCCCGGGAAATATAGTGGCTATCCGCCCGCTAAAGGAAGGGGTTATTGCCGATTATTCTACTACAGAAATAATGCTCAAATATTTCATGAGTAAAATAGGGGCAAGCAGGATTTTCAGACCTCGAATAATGATATGTGTGCCAACTGTGGTTACGACAGTTGAAAAAAGAGCTGTCATTGAAGCTGCCGCCGCGGCAGGGGCAAGGCAAACATATCTGATAGAGGAGCCGATAGCTGCTGCCATAGGTGCAGGCATAGATATTTCAAAACCTTTTGGAAGTATGGTAGTTGATATTGGCGGAGGAACCACTGATATAGCTGTCATGTCATTAGGTGGCATTGTCTGCGGTGAGTCTCTTAGAGTAGCAGGAGATAAGTTTGACGATTCAATTGTAAGATTTGTAAAAAAAGAATTTAACCTTATGATAGGCGAACGCACTGCTGAAGAAGTAAAGATAAATATAGCCAATGTTTTCCCTGAAAGCGAAGAAGATAGAGCTGTTTCTATGGAGGTAAGAGGACGCAGCTTAATAAGTGGTCTTCCGCAAAATATTACAATTAATGCGGGACAAACATGCGAAGCGCTCCAAGAGCCTGTAGAACAGATCGTAAATGCGATATATGGTGTTTTAGAAAAGACACCGCCTGAACTTGCGTCTGATATAAGCGAAAGAGGAATTGTAATGACAGGTGGCGGCTCACTGTTAAAAGGAATGGACAAGATAATTTCTACTCGCACAGGCATTCCCGTCATAATTGCAGAAAATGCCATTTCAGCTGTTGCTATAGGGGCAGGAAAAGCTCTTGAAAATCTCGATATGCTGGGACCACACGCGATTTACACAAAATAG
- the flgF gene encoding flagellar basal-body rod protein FlgF has protein sequence MIRGLYTGASGMISEMNKTDVISNNLANASTTGFKKDRAVFKAFPEMDIHRINDPIRSGINRLVDPRPFIGSMGTGAITDEVSTDFSQGPIKTTSNPLDIALSGEGFFSVQTPEGIRYTRDGSFTTDTNNFLITKEGYYVLGQNGLIELNGESDIIINRQGEIFADGEIVDRLQIVDFEDKGNLEKQGDNLYMANAQDIASVAEVIQGALESSNVNTISEMVDLITTSRAYEASQKVITTHDELLGKAVNDIAAI, from the coding sequence TTGATACGAGGTCTTTATACAGGGGCTTCAGGAATGATTTCTGAAATGAATAAAACAGATGTTATATCAAACAATCTTGCCAATGCAAGCACTACAGGTTTTAAGAAAGACAGGGCGGTTTTTAAGGCGTTTCCAGAAATGGATATTCATCGGATAAACGATCCGATAAGATCCGGCATAAATAGGTTGGTTGACCCAAGACCTTTTATCGGTTCTATGGGCACAGGCGCTATAACAGACGAAGTAAGCACAGATTTTTCTCAAGGTCCCATAAAAACTACATCAAATCCGCTGGATATAGCATTAAGCGGTGAAGGGTTCTTTAGTGTCCAGACTCCTGAAGGTATAAGATATACCAGAGACGGCAGCTTTACTACAGATACGAACAATTTTCTTATAACAAAAGAAGGCTATTATGTTTTAGGCCAAAACGGGCTCATTGAGCTAAATGGCGAAAGCGATATTATCATAAACCGCCAGGGAGAAATATTTGCAGATGGTGAGATAGTAGACAGACTTCAAATAGTAGATTTTGAAGATAAGGGAAACCTTGAAAAACAGGGAGACAATTTGTATATGGCAAACGCTCAAGACATAGCATCTGTTGCTGAAGTAATTCAAGGAGCCCTGGAAAGCTCAAATGTTAATACTATTTCAGAGATGGTTGACTTAATTACTACTTCAAGGGCCTATGAAGCCAGTCAAAAGGTAATAACTACACATGATGAACTTTTAGGAAAGGCAGTAAATGATATAGCTGCAATATAA
- the flgG gene encoding flagellar basal-body rod protein FlgG, with product MMRALWSASSGMQAQQLNMDVTSNNLANVNTAGFKKSRAEFKDLMYETLKQPDVYQQGLGTPVGLQVGLGVKPSATGRDFSEGNIQPTGNTFDVAIEGQGFFMVEKPDEKLAFTRDGSFKLSLDGTDRNLVTSEGYYVLGPDEDYITIPEEYTDVTISSDGLITGQNEDGTIEELGQIGIVKFLNPEGLLAIGDNLYEATAASGDYIPKEDPTDAGYGTLAQGFLEMSNVQVVEEMVNLIIAQRAYEVNTKAVQASDEMLSQANNLKR from the coding sequence ATGATGCGCGCACTTTGGAGCGCAAGTTCTGGAATGCAGGCACAACAGCTCAATATGGATGTTACATCAAATAATCTGGCTAATGTAAATACCGCCGGATTTAAAAAAAGCCGTGCCGAGTTTAAAGACTTAATGTATGAGACATTAAAACAGCCGGATGTATACCAGCAAGGTTTAGGGACGCCGGTGGGACTTCAGGTAGGCCTTGGAGTAAAACCGTCGGCGACGGGAAGGGACTTTAGTGAAGGCAATATTCAACCTACAGGCAATACCTTTGATGTGGCGATAGAAGGTCAAGGGTTTTTTATGGTGGAAAAGCCTGATGAGAAGTTGGCTTTTACTAGAGATGGCTCCTTTAAGCTTTCATTAGACGGCACTGATCGAAATCTGGTAACATCAGAAGGCTATTATGTTTTAGGCCCTGATGAGGACTACATAACAATTCCGGAAGAATACACTGACGTTACTATCTCGTCAGATGGTCTTATAACAGGCCAAAACGAAGATGGGACAATAGAAGAGCTGGGCCAGATAGGCATTGTAAAATTCTTAAACCCTGAAGGCCTTCTGGCTATTGGAGATAATCTTTATGAGGCAACAGCGGCTTCAGGTGATTATATACCTAAAGAAGATCCGACAGATGCAGGTTATGGTACCCTTGCTCAAGGCTTTTTAGAAATGTCGAATGTTCAAGTAGTAGAAGAAATGGTAAATCTCATCATTGCCCAGAGAGCCTATGAAGTAAATACAAAAGCTGTTCAAGCATCTGACGAGATGCTCAGCCAAGCAAATAATCTAAAGAGATAG